Within Raineyella sp. W15-4, the genomic segment CGTCCAGATGTTCGACTCATCGTCGTCCAAACGTTAAATTGTTTCCTGTCCAGATGTTAAATTGAGGCATGCGATATCGCCGCAGGATCCTCGATGACGTCCTTGACGAGGTCTTCCCTCATCTGGCTGCCGTCGCGCTGGAAGGTGCCAAGGGGGTGGGCAAGACCGCGACCGGCAGTGAGCGCGCTGCCACCGTCCTCTCGCTCAACAAGCCGGCCGAACGTGCTGCTGTCGGCGCCCACCTCGACCTGATCACCGAGGTCCCCGGGCCGGTCCTTATCGACGAGTGGCAACTCGAACCGGCGGTCTGGGACCGGGTCCGCCGGGCGGTGGATGACGACCCGGCAGGTGGCCGCTTCCTGCTGGCCGGATCGGCCGGGGTCGCGCCGGGCGTACGTATCCACTCCGGCGCCGGGAGGATCGTACGCATGACGATGCGGCCGCTGACCATCGCTGAACGCGGCCTCGAGAAGCCCACGGTGTCCCTGGCGGCCGTCCTCGCCGGCGAGGCGCCTTCGATCACGGGGACCACGCTGGTCGGTCTCGCCGATTACACCGACGAGATCCTCCGTTCGGGATTCCCTGGGATCCGGGACCTCCCCGAACGGGCGCGGAACCTGCAGTTGGACAGCTATGTCGACCGGATTCTGGAGCGTGAGCTGCCGGAGAACGGGGTGGTCGTCCGCCGTCCTGCCGCCCTGCGGGCATGGCT encodes:
- a CDS encoding ATP-binding protein; the protein is MRYRRRILDDVLDEVFPHLAAVALEGAKGVGKTATGSERAATVLSLNKPAERAAVGAHLDLITEVPGPVLIDEWQLEPAVWDRVRRAVDDDPAGGRFLLAGSAGVAPGVRIHSGAGRIVRMTMRPLTIAERGLEKPTVSLAAVLAGEAPSITGTTLVGLADYTDEILRSGFPGIRDLPERARNLQLDSYVDRILERELPENGVVVRRPAALRAWLSAYAAATATDAAYSTILDAATPGEGDKPVRQTADTYREHLTRVFVLDPVEAWIPAFAPLKRLTRAPKHHLVDPALAARLVGVGKAGLLRGQGWPFTVSTGTWLGALFESLVAQSVRVYAQTAEARVGHLRTKNTEHEIDLVVEGADRSVVAIEVKLSDAVTSADVVHLNWLAEQLGERLVDRLVVYTGGLAYRRTDGVGVVPLALLGP